A genomic window from Longimicrobiales bacterium includes:
- a CDS encoding diguanylate cyclase: protein MLRSRLAGVVAVWMMAAITLGMTLHSPLAIAIMTVAILILTLVFEASADVGAGAVALSMPAGSAAEMPSGDATFARHFVAKEFAAARRGRKLTLVMFGLSRLEEFTAQRGPGAAADALREFGHVLQQMTRQMNLSSRCGWRADAFLSVLADADADAAQAFISRVRAAAAASSVPMPDIEAGITVYQPHLASPEEFVECAERSLAAARAAARNVPRPGTSAPAYGARARRLQTR, encoded by the coding sequence GTGCTGCGATCCCGACTTGCGGGAGTGGTCGCAGTCTGGATGATGGCAGCGATCACGCTTGGCATGACGCTGCACTCGCCCCTCGCCATCGCCATTATGACGGTAGCGATTCTGATTCTGACGCTCGTGTTTGAGGCGTCGGCCGACGTGGGTGCCGGTGCGGTTGCGTTGTCCATGCCCGCCGGGTCGGCAGCGGAGATGCCCTCCGGTGATGCGACCTTTGCCCGACACTTCGTTGCAAAGGAGTTTGCGGCAGCGAGGCGCGGCAGGAAGCTGACGCTTGTGATGTTCGGGCTGAGCCGCCTGGAGGAGTTCACGGCGCAACGCGGCCCCGGCGCAGCAGCCGACGCATTGCGCGAGTTCGGCCACGTGCTGCAGCAGATGACGCGGCAGATGAACCTGTCATCACGGTGCGGATGGCGAGCTGATGCCTTCCTCTCCGTCCTGGCCGACGCCGATGCGGACGCGGCACAAGCTTTCATCTCGCGAGTGCGGGCGGCCGCTGCGGCGTCATCGGTTCCCATGCCGGACATCGAAGCCGGCATCACGGTTTACCAGCCGCACCTTGCTTCGCCGGAAGAGTTTGTGGAATGCGCTGAGCGCTCGCTCGCGGCGGCCCGTGCGGCTGCCCGCAATGTCCCGCGGCCCGGAACCAGCGCGCCCGCGTATGGCGCCCGAGCGCGCCGACTTCAGACCCGCTAG
- a CDS encoding type II secretion system F family protein → MPYVIAALIAATVGLLVLAVAQAIPARPASVGRRLEELESVGSSGFGAAQRRRRQSSRQRWEEVLKVLGERAKNDETHQRQARTRLTQAGYQSPSAPAVFLGIRIALPLALFVAALGLVPFAGNLGLVLAMAAGVFGWLIPSFYVDGRIRKRQSELRRALPDSLDLLVTAVEAGLGLNQAMVRVAQEARHVSPAMAEELTLVNLEIRAGKSREDALRGLGERTGVDDLRSLASMLIQTDRFGTSVGQALRVHSDTMRVKRRQRAEEAAAKTTVKILFPLLVCIFPALFIVIIGPAAINIYNVMVKGV, encoded by the coding sequence ATGCCTTACGTAATTGCGGCACTCATCGCGGCAACAGTGGGACTGCTGGTGCTGGCCGTGGCGCAGGCCATACCAGCCCGCCCCGCCAGTGTGGGCCGCCGCCTGGAGGAACTGGAGTCGGTCGGCAGCAGTGGCTTCGGCGCAGCCCAGCGGCGCAGGCGGCAGTCCAGCCGGCAGCGGTGGGAAGAAGTGCTCAAGGTGCTTGGGGAGCGCGCGAAGAACGATGAGACCCATCAGCGACAAGCGCGCACCCGGCTCACCCAGGCGGGCTATCAGAGCCCCTCTGCGCCCGCGGTATTCCTCGGCATACGCATAGCGTTGCCGCTGGCGCTGTTCGTGGCGGCGCTCGGCCTCGTCCCGTTCGCCGGCAATCTGGGTCTCGTGCTGGCGATGGCAGCCGGGGTCTTCGGCTGGCTCATACCTTCGTTCTACGTGGATGGCAGGATCAGGAAGCGGCAGTCGGAACTGCGACGCGCGCTGCCGGACTCGCTCGATCTGCTGGTCACAGCCGTGGAGGCCGGGCTGGGCCTCAATCAGGCGATGGTCCGTGTGGCGCAGGAAGCGCGTCACGTAAGTCCCGCGATGGCGGAGGAGCTGACGCTCGTGAACCTGGAGATCCGGGCGGGCAAGTCGCGCGAGGACGCGCTGCGCGGCCTGGGTGAGCGTACCGGCGTCGATGATCTGCGCTCTCTGGCCTCCATGCTCATTCAGACGGACAGGTTCGGAACGTCGGTCGGCCAGGCGCTGCGCGTGCACTCCGACACCATGCGGGTCAAGCGCCGCCAGCGGGCCGAGGAGGCCGCCGCGAAAACCACCGTCAAGATCCTGTTCCCGCTGCTCGTATGCATCTTCCCGGCGCTGTTCATCGTGATCATCGGACCCGCCGCCATCAACATCTACAACGTCATGGTGAAGGGCGTATGA
- a CDS encoding diguanylate cyclase, giving the protein MLDRAALVANVVNAARDLMSCADEASIALVCSQLPDSCTGGGRMEFVHAGRQPVLAGNDLVAAPVLCRGRQAGELRLAGGGAHAMTVLPAIAGLTGAALERIRALEDCRNLNEGLQLDRVYFEQLFEASPEAIVVLDGQDRVVRVNREFERLFGYTLSEAQGCTINELIVPVEHRESGMALTKDVAAGRTVFEEAQRRRKDGTLLHVSVLGTPVTVQGDQVAVYGIYRDITAQKEAEAALRRLSTTDELTGLFNRRGFFLLAEQQMRLAVRRGAELLLLYIDIDDFKLINDAHGHIEGDRVLNDLAQILRSCFRDSDIVARVGEEPGVLARMGGDEFVILAVDAGVQGDIILKDRLQNRLEQYNEESGRSYTLSLSIGAVRVQPGPDVTVDSLIAAADQLMYVQKKRDITGT; this is encoded by the coding sequence ATGCTGGATCGAGCTGCACTTGTTGCGAACGTCGTGAATGCGGCACGGGATCTCATGTCGTGCGCGGATGAAGCATCCATCGCGCTGGTGTGCTCGCAGCTGCCCGACTCGTGCACGGGTGGGGGACGAATGGAGTTCGTCCATGCCGGCCGGCAGCCGGTCCTGGCCGGTAACGATCTGGTAGCGGCGCCGGTACTTTGCCGCGGAAGGCAGGCCGGCGAGCTGAGGCTCGCTGGTGGTGGCGCCCACGCGATGACGGTCCTGCCGGCAATTGCCGGGCTCACCGGCGCAGCGCTGGAGAGAATCCGTGCACTCGAGGACTGTCGCAACCTGAACGAAGGACTGCAGCTCGACCGGGTGTACTTCGAACAGCTCTTCGAGGCGTCACCCGAAGCGATCGTCGTGCTGGACGGCCAGGACCGTGTCGTGCGTGTGAACCGCGAGTTCGAGCGCCTCTTCGGCTACACACTTTCGGAGGCGCAGGGGTGCACCATCAACGAACTGATCGTACCGGTGGAGCACCGGGAATCCGGGATGGCGCTGACGAAGGACGTGGCCGCGGGCCGCACCGTGTTCGAGGAGGCTCAGCGTCGACGCAAGGACGGCACGCTGCTGCACGTATCCGTCCTCGGCACGCCCGTTACCGTGCAGGGCGATCAGGTAGCCGTTTATGGCATCTATCGCGACATCACGGCACAGAAGGAGGCGGAGGCGGCGCTGCGCCGACTTTCCACCACGGACGAGCTGACCGGGCTCTTCAATCGCCGCGGTTTTTTTCTCCTGGCCGAACAGCAGATGCGTCTCGCCGTCCGCAGGGGAGCGGAGCTCCTGCTCCTGTATATCGACATCGACGATTTCAAACTGATCAACGACGCGCACGGCCACATCGAGGGCGACAGGGTCCTCAACGATCTCGCTCAGATCCTGAGAAGCTGCTTTCGTGATTCCGACATCGTCGCGCGCGTGGGGGAGGAACCCGGTGTACTCGCGCGGATGGGTGGTGACGAATTCGTAATCCTGGCCGTCGATGCCGGCGTGCAGGGCGACATTATCCTGAAGGACCGTCTGCAAAATCGGCTCGAGCAGTACAATGAGGAAAGTGGACGTTCCTACACGCTGTCCCTCAGTATAGGTGCCGTGCGCGTCCAGCCCGGACCCGACGTCACTGTCGATTCTCTCATCGCGGCCGCGGATCAGTTGATGTATGTGCAGAAGAAGCGGGACATAACGGGTACGTAG
- a CDS encoding TadE/TadG family type IV pilus assembly protein, with protein MSQKIPLVRRRQGRMRWADDRGAAAVEFALVMPILIVILFGIIEFARIWNTKQTLTDAAREGARIAVVNNAMVKPAQALQDSVRRVVYRTASAAALDTTQLTFTPTGVGSGQTATIALQYVYTPLVGLVLNTPITMSTSSVMRNE; from the coding sequence ATGAGTCAGAAAATCCCACTCGTTCGTCGCAGGCAGGGCCGCATGCGCTGGGCTGACGATCGCGGTGCCGCCGCGGTCGAGTTTGCGCTTGTTATGCCCATACTCATCGTGATTCTCTTCGGAATCATCGAGTTTGCGCGCATCTGGAATACCAAGCAGACCCTCACGGATGCCGCGCGGGAAGGGGCTCGCATTGCGGTGGTCAACAACGCGATGGTCAAGCCGGCTCAGGCCCTCCAGGATTCCGTGCGCCGGGTGGTGTATCGCACGGCCAGCGCTGCGGCGCTGGACACCACGCAGCTGACGTTCACGCCGACCGGGGTGGGGAGCGGTCAGACGGCGACGATCGCGCTGCAGTACGTGTACACGCCGCTGGTCGGACTGGTGCTGAACACACCGATTACGATGAGCACGTCCTCCGTGATGAGGAACGAATAG
- a CDS encoding CpaF family protein yields MPTETNGRPAWMTVEPVEKPVSPAARTPAKGDGSENYGTSSAVQEIKGRVHRKLLERLNLSQLDTLDRTHVLSEVRKVLHELLARETVPLNFEEREELSTQILDEIFGFGPLEPLLKDPDISDILVNTHKQVMVEREGKLHPTEVRFKDDKHLLQIIDRIVSAVGRRIDESQPMVDARLPDGSRVNAIIPPLAIDGPHLSIRKFKRDALAGEDLLRYDSLTPAMLELLSGIVRARLNVLISGGTGAGKTTLLNVLSSYLPHDERILTIEDSAELQLRQPHVIRLETRPSNVEGEGEVTQRLLLINALRMRPDRIVVGEVRGSEAVDMLQAMNTGHDGSLTTLHANSPRDALARLETMISMAGLNLPERAMRQQVASAIDVVIQVSRLTDGRRKVMNISEIVGMEGDTVTMQDIFVYERQGTTDEGQVVGRFKSTGIRPRFADRLREYGISLPASMFSDVVSGGGSW; encoded by the coding sequence ATGCCCACGGAAACGAACGGCAGGCCGGCATGGATGACGGTGGAGCCAGTCGAAAAGCCTGTCTCACCGGCTGCGCGCACACCAGCCAAGGGGGACGGTTCCGAGAACTATGGCACTTCCTCGGCCGTGCAGGAGATCAAGGGCCGGGTGCACCGCAAGCTGCTGGAGCGGCTGAACCTGTCGCAGCTCGACACACTGGATCGTACCCACGTTCTGAGTGAGGTGCGCAAGGTCCTGCACGAGCTGCTGGCGCGCGAGACCGTACCGCTCAACTTCGAGGAGCGCGAGGAGCTCAGCACTCAGATCCTCGACGAGATCTTCGGGTTCGGGCCGCTCGAGCCACTGTTGAAGGACCCGGATATCTCGGATATCCTGGTGAACACGCACAAGCAGGTGATGGTCGAGCGCGAAGGCAAGCTGCACCCGACCGAAGTGCGCTTCAAGGACGACAAGCATCTGCTGCAGATCATCGACCGCATCGTCTCGGCGGTCGGCCGACGTATCGACGAATCGCAGCCCATGGTGGACGCCCGACTGCCCGACGGGTCGCGTGTCAATGCCATCATTCCGCCGCTCGCCATCGACGGTCCCCACCTGTCGATCCGCAAGTTCAAGCGGGATGCGCTGGCAGGCGAGGACCTGCTCCGATACGACTCGCTGACACCCGCGATGCTCGAGTTGCTGTCCGGCATTGTGCGGGCCCGGCTCAACGTCCTGATCTCAGGCGGCACCGGTGCAGGGAAGACGACGCTTCTGAACGTGTTGTCGTCATATCTGCCGCACGATGAACGGATCCTCACGATCGAGGACTCGGCCGAGCTTCAGCTGCGCCAGCCACACGTGATCCGGCTCGAGACGCGACCGTCGAACGTGGAGGGCGAGGGCGAGGTGACGCAGCGGCTGCTTCTGATCAATGCCCTGCGTATGCGACCGGACCGGATCGTGGTGGGTGAGGTGCGCGGCTCGGAGGCGGTGGACATGCTTCAGGCGATGAACACCGGGCACGACGGATCACTCACCACGCTGCACGCGAACTCGCCGCGGGATGCACTCGCACGGCTCGAGACCATGATCTCGATGGCGGGCCTGAACCTGCCGGAGCGCGCCATGCGCCAGCAGGTGGCCAGCGCCATCGATGTGGTCATCCAGGTGAGCAGGCTGACGGATGGCCGGCGCAAGGTGATGAACATCTCCGAGATCGTCGGCATGGAGGGTGATACTGTCACCATGCAGGACATCTTCGTATATGAGCGCCAGGGAACCACGGACGAGGGTCAGGTGGTCGGCCGGTTCAAGTCCACCGGGATCCGTCCGCGTTTCGCGGATCGCCTGCGCGAGTACGGTATCAGTCTGCCCGCCTCCATGTTCTCCGATGTAGTCTCGGGAGGAGGGTCCTGGTGA
- a CDS encoding type II secretion system F family protein produces the protein MQTGGAWIAAALVFISVALVTTAVAVFIEWFVRRRRERGVTTQLERLNTEALETLSPGAGAILRGTQLADAAWVEALTGRVPHLRDVQHLLQQAALEWSVSSYLAFAAGAGFAAGVAVFGMTANLVFALIAAAFGAALPFMYVSRRRSRRMARFEEQFPGAVDLLGRAIRAGHPLSAALKMVADEVDEPVAGEFRAVFEEQRFGIPFSESLAALADRVPSADVRIFVTAVLIQREVGGNLTEILDNLSDIIRQRFTLQRQVKVLTAEGRYSVYVLTAMPVLIAAFVYMTNREYLRPLWETEAGRMMLYGALVAQVVGYLWMNKLTKIEF, from the coding sequence ATGCAGACCGGCGGCGCATGGATCGCTGCGGCGCTGGTATTCATCAGCGTAGCGCTGGTGACGACCGCGGTCGCCGTTTTCATCGAATGGTTCGTGCGGCGGCGCCGGGAGCGCGGGGTCACCACGCAGCTCGAGCGCCTGAATACGGAAGCGCTCGAAACGCTGTCCCCCGGCGCGGGTGCGATTCTGCGGGGCACGCAGCTGGCCGACGCGGCATGGGTGGAGGCGCTTACCGGCCGGGTGCCGCATCTGCGCGATGTGCAGCACCTGCTGCAGCAGGCCGCGCTGGAGTGGTCGGTCAGCAGCTACCTGGCGTTCGCGGCGGGCGCCGGCTTTGCCGCCGGTGTCGCGGTCTTCGGAATGACCGCCAACCTGGTGTTCGCTCTCATAGCAGCGGCGTTCGGCGCTGCCCTGCCGTTCATGTACGTGTCGCGACGCCGATCCAGGCGCATGGCCCGTTTCGAGGAGCAGTTCCCCGGTGCGGTCGACCTTCTGGGCCGCGCCATCCGCGCCGGCCACCCGCTGTCGGCGGCGCTCAAGATGGTCGCTGACGAGGTGGATGAGCCGGTGGCGGGTGAGTTCAGGGCCGTCTTCGAGGAGCAGCGATTCGGCATACCGTTCAGTGAGTCGCTGGCGGCGCTGGCTGACCGGGTGCCCAGCGCAGACGTCCGCATCTTCGTGACCGCGGTACTGATCCAGCGCGAGGTCGGCGGTAATCTGACGGAGATCCTGGATAATCTCTCCGACATCATCCGTCAGCGCTTTACGCTTCAGCGGCAGGTGAAGGTCCTCACGGCCGAGGGGCGCTATAGCGTGTACGTGCTCACGGCCATGCCGGTTCTCATTGCGGCCTTCGTCTATATGACGAATCGCGAGTATCTGAGACCGCTCTGGGAGACTGAGGCTGGCCGCATGATGCTCTACGGCGCTCTCGTCGCACAGGTGGTCGGTTACCTGTGGATGAACAAGCTGACCAAGATCGAGTTCTAG
- a CDS encoding pilus assembly protein TadG-related protein yields the protein MIGRVKVPSGRNLLRNRAGAVVPIVAVCIVMLVGCAAIAIDIGMLLDSRAQAQRAADGAALAGASALLEFRQSSQTLKQDSAIARAQDIATRNSVLGGPISTAELGLQFSQNDHRIAATITRGSIAPLFAGIFGVNSLQVAAEAHALVFQGSSASCLKPFGVPDQAPFTQNSIYTEVLIWQKSADGMYPLVKHLVVPNVRTSIESQLCNTSVVSVGDTLELQSGTASMAGQVDQGLTYLRSLDTTLEWDPALYGHLGYSGFNRADWQTSSRVINLVTYDPNANVGNTEFVVTGFLTVFMNRHVNVQQGNDLLQYGIILPNKPVGGPCTPPNCSPTSWGIRLVQ from the coding sequence ATGATCGGCCGGGTGAAGGTCCCGTCGGGACGAAACCTGCTCAGGAACCGGGCGGGCGCCGTCGTTCCTATCGTAGCCGTGTGCATCGTCATGCTGGTGGGCTGCGCTGCGATCGCGATCGACATCGGCATGCTGCTGGACTCCCGCGCCCAGGCACAGCGGGCGGCAGATGGAGCCGCGCTGGCAGGTGCGAGCGCGCTGCTGGAGTTTCGACAGTCCTCGCAGACCCTCAAGCAGGATTCTGCGATCGCGCGAGCGCAGGATATAGCGACGCGGAACAGCGTGCTGGGCGGACCGATCAGCACGGCCGAGCTTGGGTTGCAGTTTTCTCAGAACGACCATCGCATTGCGGCGACGATCACGCGCGGGAGCATCGCCCCGCTGTTCGCGGGCATTTTCGGCGTCAATTCGCTACAGGTGGCGGCGGAGGCGCACGCGCTGGTGTTCCAGGGGAGCTCCGCCAGCTGCCTCAAGCCGTTCGGGGTGCCGGATCAGGCACCGTTCACGCAGAACTCCATCTATACCGAGGTGCTCATCTGGCAGAAGTCGGCCGACGGCATGTACCCGCTGGTCAAGCACCTCGTCGTGCCCAACGTCCGCACGTCCATCGAGTCCCAGCTGTGCAATACATCGGTAGTATCGGTGGGGGACACGCTGGAGCTGCAGAGCGGCACCGCATCGATGGCGGGCCAGGTCGATCAGGGGCTGACGTACCTCCGCAGCCTCGACACCACGCTGGAGTGGGACCCGGCCCTCTACGGCCATCTCGGCTACAGCGGGTTCAACCGTGCTGACTGGCAGACGAGCTCGCGCGTGATCAACCTCGTGACGTACGATCCGAATGCGAATGTCGGCAACACCGAGTTCGTCGTAACCGGATTCCTGACCGTGTTCATGAACCGCCACGTCAATGTCCAGCAGGGCAACGACCTTCTCCAGTACGGTATCATTCTGCCGAACAAGCCGGTAGGCGGCCCATGTACGCCTCCGAACTGCAGTCCCACCAGCTGGGGCATCCGCTTGGTGCAGTAG